Part of the Bradyrhizobium sp. AZCC 1721 genome, ACCGAGCTGGATCGGGGTGAATTGAAGTGCTTCGATGAATAAGCGGGGAGCAGCCGAAAACGTCGAGAACAAGCCGCCTATGGTCAGGCTGACGGTTGCTGCGGGGACCGCGAAACGGCGATCGCCGATCAGACTGAGATAGGTTCTGGTGATGGCGACCGGATCGAGCGGAATTCGGATCGAGTTGTGGGTTTCGCCAAGCACGATGCCATGGGCAATGGCACCAATCACCGCAAAAATGGCGACGAGGGCGAACTCGGAGCGCCAACCAAAGATGTGATCGAGCGCGCCGCCAAGCAGCGGTGAGAAGCCAGGAGCGACCGACATCGCAATCATGATGAGCGCCATCGCGCGTGCCAGCGCCGCGCCACTGAACAAGTCGCGGGCGATGGCACGCGATAGTACCGATGTCGCGCAAGCGCCCGAAGCTTGCAAGACGCGGCCGATCAGAAGATTCGGCAGGTCGCTTGCCAAGCCGCACCAGACGCTGCCTGCGAAAAACACCGCAAAGCCGGCCAAAACTGGCCAGCGCCTCCCGTAGCGATCTGAAAGCGGTCCGACCAGGAGCTGACCGAATGCGAACGCCGCAAGATAAACTGTGATGGCGGACGTGACTGCCGCGCTCGTGACATTCAACGATGCCGCCATTTGTGGCAGCGACGGTAGCAGGATGTTGGTCGAGAGTGTTCCCATTGACGCCAGAGCGGCAAGTACGGCGATCTGCAAGGCGCCGGAAACGGGGGCGCGTGGCGGTGCAGTCGCGACCGCTTCGCTCTGGTCGGCCATGAGAACTTTCGTCACGTTGAGCTTCCAGCTTCTGGGTGCGCTACAAGACGTCGGGCGACACCACTCGTGCCGCTCGCCGAGTATGTTCCGCCTGGTCGCCCTCAGCGGACGAGGCGCTCGACCGCGACGGCGGTGGCCTCACCACCGCCGATGCAGAGCGCCGCCACGCCGCGCTTCAGATTTTGCGCTTCGAGCGCGTGCAGCAGCGTCACGATGAGGCGCGCGCCGGTGGCGCCGATCGGGTGGCCGAGCGCGCAGGCGCCGCCATTGACGTTGATCTTTTCGCGGGGAATGCTGAGATCCTTCTGCGCGGCCATTGCCACCACCGCAAAGGCTTCGTTGATCTCGAACAGGTCGACGTCGGAGACGGTCCAGCCGACCTTGTCGAGCAGCTTCCGGATCGCCGGGATCGGTGCCGTGGTGAACCATTGCGGCTCCTGGCTGTGGGTGGCGTGACCCTTGATTTCGGCGAGCACCGGCAGCCCGTCGCGATCGGCGAGCGAGCGCTTGGCCAGAACCAGCGCGGCGGCGCCGTCGGCATTCGCGGAAGAGGCGGCCGGCGTGATGGTGCCGTTACCGCGGAACGCGGGCTTCAATCCGGGAATCTTGGCCGGATCCACCTTGAGCGGATGCTCGTCATTGGCGATGACGCGCGGACCCGCCTTCTCGGACAATGTGATCGGCGCGATCTCGGCCCTGAACGCGCCGCCCTCGACCGCCTTGCGGGCGCGGGTCAAGGTCTCCATCGCGTAGGCGTCCTGGTCGTTGCGGGTGAACTGATAGGCCTCCGCGGTAGCCTCGCCGAAGTCGCCCATCGAGCGGCCGGTTTCGTAGGCGTCTTCCAGCCCGTCCATCAGCATGTGATCGATGATCCGGTTGTGCCCGGCGCGATAGCCGCCGCGCGCCTTGGCGAGCAGATAGGGGGCGTTGCTCATGCTCTCCATGCCGCCGGATATCACGATGCTGGCGGAGCCCGCATGAATGATGTCGTGAGCCAGCATAGTGGCCTTCATGCCGGAGCCGCAGACCTTGTTGATAGTGGTGGCGCCGGTGGCGTCAGGCAGTTTGGCGCCGCGTGCGGCCTGGCGCGCCGGCGCCTGACCCTGTCCGGCCGGCAGCACGTTGCCCATGAACACCTCATCGATCCGCTCCGGCGCAAGGTTCGCTCTCTCCAATGCGGCGCCGATCACATGCGAACCCAGCCTGTGAGCGCTGAAGGGGGACAGTTCGCCCATGAACCGGCCGAGCGGCGTGCGGGCGGCGGAAAGGATGACGACGGGATCGTTGGCAGCGGCCATGACGGGTTCTCCTGTTTGGTCGCGACTATTGTATGACGATAATCATCTATGGGACTGGAATGCAATGCAATGGTGATGGTTCCACCCAAGAAGGCGCCTTCCCGAGCTACAGCCAGCCTGAACTAACGCCAGTAAATTCCATTTTAGAATTGACAATTTTGGAAATTAATCGTTTGGTTGCGAATGAGAAATCTCCCCGAGGCAAGCGGTATCGCTACCGCTCAACTTGGACTTAGGCCAGCTGCAACGCAGCTGGCCCTTTTCATGAGAACGACAGAGCAGCGTATTGACAGTAAGCTGTTTCCGTCGGGAGAGATTGGGCTTGCGTAATTTTGTAAGTTCTAAAAATGTACTTTAATCTTGTTGGGTTGAGTGGTAAGTGAAGGTAAGCTCTCGCGATCAGATGGAGAGAAAGATTATGAGTGTTGCTGATTTCATCCGCAGCGAAGTGAATGCCAACGATGTTCTCCTATTCATGAAAGGCACGCCGGCCGCGCCGGCTTGCGGATTCTCGGCGCAGGTGGTCCGAATACTCGACCATCTCGGCGTACCCTTCAAAGCGCACGACATTTACGAGTCCGAAGAACTGCGGCAAGGCATCAAGGATTACTCGGATTGGCCGACCATCCCGCAGCTGTACGTGCGCGGCGAATTCGTGGGCGGCTGTGACATCGTGACGGAGATGTTCCGGTCAGGGGAATTGCAGCAGCTTCTTCTGAAACAGCCGGAAGCTATGCAATCCTGAGCGGCCGCTGTCGCCGCCACATCGAAATCCCCGCTGCCGTCTGCTCGCTGTAGATGATGAAGGGAGCTTGCATGGCTACAATCGATTTGTATTTCGATTTCCGCCGTCCCTACTCGTATCTCGCATCATTGGATACGAAATGCGCGGCGAGATGAAATGATAGATATCCAGGTTGGCGATCATCCTTCGGCAGCCCAGTCTTGCTTGTGACTGACGGGATCTAAACATGGTGCGTGATAGAGAGTGCGATCTGGTTGTGTTTGGCGCCAGCGGCTTCACCGGGCAGCTCGTGGCCGAGTATGTCGCCACGAAATACGGAAACAAAATCAAATGGGGAATGGCGGGCCGCGATCTCGACAAGCTCGCGGCCGTCCGCGACAGGGTGGGCGCGCCCGACAATATCTTGCTGATCAAGGCTGACTCAGACGATCGAACTTCCTTGCAGGCGTTGGTCCGGACGACGCGCGCCGTCATTTCGACAGTGGGTCCGTTCCAGCTTTACGGATCGGAACTGGTGGCGGCGTGCGCTCGTGCGGGTACGGACTATCTCGACTTGAGCGGCGAGACGGTCTGGATGAGGAACATGATCGACGCCCATGAGAACGACGCCCGATCGAGTGGGGCGCGCATCGTTTTCTCGTGCGGCTTCGATTCTGTGCCATTCGAGCTTGGTGTGTTCTTCCTGCAGAGCGCCGCGAAGAAAGCATGGGGTGAGGCGGCCGAGCACGTGAAAGGCCGTGTCCGCGTAATGAAAGGCACCTTCTCGGGCGGAACTGCGGCCAGTTCGCGGGCGACGATGGCCGCGGCGACGAGCAATCCGCAGGTGCTCGCCCAGCTCAAGGACCCGTTCTTGCTGACGCCCGGTTTCGCCGGCCCAAAGCAGCCGCATGGAATGAAGATTGAGTTCGACGAGGATCTCGGCGCCTGGGTGGCCCCCTTCATCATGTCGCCGATCAACACGCGCAACATCCATCGATCCAACGCGCTGATGGGGCATCCCTATGGGACCGGCTTCGTTTACGACGAGATGATCGTAGCAGGGCCCGGCAAGCAGGGCGAGGTTACGGCCGCCAGGATTTTGGAAGAAAACAGATCGTTTGGCGATGAAAGCAGTCCGAAGCCGGGCGAGGGGCCATCCAGGGCCGAGCGCGAGGCCGGTTCTTACGACATCCTGTTCATCGGGCGCAGCAAGGACCACGGCAGGATTTCCGTCGCGGTTCGCGGCGACAAGGACCCCGGCTATGCATCGACGTCGAAGATGATCACGGAATGCGCGATCTGTCTCTTGCAGGACGCGACTGACGTTGCTGCCGGCATTTGGACGCCTGGTGCGGCGATGGGCGAGAAGCTGATATCCCGGCTTGTTCGGAACGCCGGGCTCACCTTCAAAGTCGAGGGCTGAAACAGCTCGAGTTGCGGGTGATTTTTTAGCCAGAGAATGAAGCG contains:
- a CDS encoding multidrug effflux MFS transporter, which encodes MTKVLMADQSEAVATAPPRAPVSGALQIAVLAALASMGTLSTNILLPSLPQMAASLNVTSAAVTSAITVYLAAFAFGQLLVGPLSDRYGRRWPVLAGFAVFFAGSVWCGLASDLPNLLIGRVLQASGACATSVLSRAIARDLFSGAALARAMALIMIAMSVAPGFSPLLGGALDHIFGWRSEFALVAIFAVIGAIAHGIVLGETHNSIRIPLDPVAITRTYLSLIGDRRFAVPAATVSLTIGGLFSTFSAAPRLFIEALQFTPIQLGLFFAGTVLIVFVAGMMATKFASRYGLELSIRAGLLTTATGSVAILLVSLFSPTFLPFLCAMCVFLFGMAIVSPLGTAQALSPFGEKAGAASALLGFWQMMNAAAGVWLAATLSHEAMFALGAVLTIFSLAALGLYALKPHLD
- a CDS encoding acetyl-CoA C-acyltransferase: MAAANDPVVILSAARTPLGRFMGELSPFSAHRLGSHVIGAALERANLAPERIDEVFMGNVLPAGQGQAPARQAARGAKLPDATGATTINKVCGSGMKATMLAHDIIHAGSASIVISGGMESMSNAPYLLAKARGGYRAGHNRIIDHMLMDGLEDAYETGRSMGDFGEATAEAYQFTRNDQDAYAMETLTRARKAVEGGAFRAEIAPITLSEKAGPRVIANDEHPLKVDPAKIPGLKPAFRGNGTITPAASSANADGAAALVLAKRSLADRDGLPVLAEIKGHATHSQEPQWFTTAPIPAIRKLLDKVGWTVSDVDLFEINEAFAVVAMAAQKDLSIPREKINVNGGACALGHPIGATGARLIVTLLHALEAQNLKRGVAALCIGGGEATAVAVERLVR
- the grxD gene encoding Grx4 family monothiol glutaredoxin, whose product is MSVADFIRSEVNANDVLLFMKGTPAAPACGFSAQVVRILDHLGVPFKAHDIYESEELRQGIKDYSDWPTIPQLYVRGEFVGGCDIVTEMFRSGELQQLLLKQPEAMQS
- a CDS encoding saccharopine dehydrogenase family protein; this translates as MVRDRECDLVVFGASGFTGQLVAEYVATKYGNKIKWGMAGRDLDKLAAVRDRVGAPDNILLIKADSDDRTSLQALVRTTRAVISTVGPFQLYGSELVAACARAGTDYLDLSGETVWMRNMIDAHENDARSSGARIVFSCGFDSVPFELGVFFLQSAAKKAWGEAAEHVKGRVRVMKGTFSGGTAASSRATMAAATSNPQVLAQLKDPFLLTPGFAGPKQPHGMKIEFDEDLGAWVAPFIMSPINTRNIHRSNALMGHPYGTGFVYDEMIVAGPGKQGEVTAARILEENRSFGDESSPKPGEGPSRAEREAGSYDILFIGRSKDHGRISVAVRGDKDPGYASTSKMITECAICLLQDATDVAAGIWTPGAAMGEKLISRLVRNAGLTFKVEG